The following proteins are co-located in the Siansivirga zeaxanthinifaciens CC-SAMT-1 genome:
- a CDS encoding recombinase family protein, with the protein MTHPKKSSWKSLINCITLVTLYVTTTILIKMNTEYFKRFVKSETEEIKNNEVWVYTRVSSKNQFDSNHSIENQIYYATRLAEKMGYKITREFGNTYESAKDDFTKKEFTKLINEVKESKKKPFGIMIYKMSRFSRSGGSAIGLVDDLVKTHGVHLIEVSTETDTSTVTGELRIIDSLVHARRENVERLTFTIPGLKSFVSRGNWLGKSPRGYDHYGPRVKNSKFVQGIQELKINEEGRLLRLAWEWKLQNIPDHQIIDKLRVRGLKVTKQFVSSMWRNPFYCGIQVNRFMDGEVLKGNWEGLVSEEDFRTVNDQLESKPKNEYEPYTNQQSRPLQNQLYCGCCGSKMTGYKAKGKFDYYKCLNSKCKSKDLNANSSKKSLKEGIHNVFSDLLSGLKLKETLQEVFKEQMRLTINGQNKVFFEEESRLKNRIEELNRKLDGLDRKYAFDNLDKDLYTRFRNETVAELRTVELKLDDFQTRISNLDKRVEDLVHFSGKLNEIWGSGDYETKVTVQKLIFPKGIVINPVEREYRTSGLNPIFRLIHSFTGDDGDRNKKRTGRNTDPSCLVAGTGLEPVTFGL; encoded by the coding sequence ATGACACACCCGAAGAAATCGTCATGGAAATCATTAATCAATTGTATAACCTTAGTTACATTATATGTAACCACAACGATCTTAATTAAAATGAATACAGAATATTTTAAACGATTTGTAAAATCTGAAACAGAAGAAATAAAAAACAATGAAGTGTGGGTGTATACCCGCGTCTCTTCTAAAAATCAATTTGACTCCAACCACAGTATTGAGAATCAGATTTACTACGCTACTCGATTGGCGGAGAAAATGGGTTACAAAATCACTAGAGAATTTGGTAACACCTATGAGTCCGCAAAGGATGACTTCACAAAGAAGGAGTTCACAAAGTTGATCAATGAAGTCAAGGAAAGTAAGAAGAAACCCTTTGGGATAATGATTTACAAAATGAGTCGATTCTCAAGATCAGGAGGTAGCGCCATCGGTTTAGTTGATGATTTAGTTAAAACACATGGTGTTCACCTAATTGAGGTGTCTACAGAAACAGATACATCAACTGTTACAGGTGAATTGAGAATTATTGATTCTTTGGTTCATGCAAGAAGAGAAAATGTAGAACGGTTGACTTTTACAATCCCAGGTCTAAAAAGTTTTGTCAGTAGAGGTAATTGGTTAGGTAAATCTCCTAGGGGATATGATCATTATGGTCCTCGAGTAAAAAACTCCAAGTTTGTTCAGGGGATACAAGAACTCAAAATTAACGAGGAAGGAAGACTTCTTCGTTTGGCGTGGGAATGGAAACTACAAAACATCCCGGACCATCAGATAATAGATAAACTCAGGGTTAGAGGTTTAAAAGTGACCAAACAGTTTGTGAGTTCAATGTGGCGGAATCCTTTCTATTGTGGAATCCAAGTCAATAGATTTATGGATGGTGAGGTATTGAAGGGTAACTGGGAGGGTTTGGTGTCTGAGGAGGACTTTAGAACCGTTAACGATCAATTGGAATCAAAACCAAAGAATGAATACGAACCATACACCAATCAACAATCAAGACCACTTCAAAATCAACTCTATTGTGGTTGTTGCGGCAGTAAAATGACCGGATATAAGGCGAAGGGTAAATTCGATTATTACAAGTGTTTAAACTCAAAATGTAAATCAAAAGACCTCAACGCAAACAGTAGTAAAAAGTCACTCAAAGAGGGTATTCATAATGTTTTTAGTGATTTGTTGTCGGGTTTAAAACTGAAAGAAACCCTACAGGAGGTTTTCAAGGAACAAATGAGACTAACCATTAACGGACAGAACAAGGTGTTCTTTGAGGAGGAAAGTAGACTCAAGAACAGAATAGAAGAATTGAATCGAAAACTTGATGGACTGGATCGAAAGTACGCGTTTGACAATTTAGATAAGGACTTGTATACTCGTTTTAGAAATGAAACCGTAGCGGAATTGAGGACTGTTGAGTTGAAATTGGATGATTTTCAAACTCGGATATCGAACCTAGATAAAAGAGTAGAGGATTTAGTTCATTTCTCGGGAAAACTCAATGAAATATGGGGTTCAGGGGATTATGAAACTAAGGTAACGGTTCAAAAATTGATCTTCCCAAAGGGTATTGTCATCAATCCCGTTGAAAGGGAATATCGAACCTCAGGTCTCAACCCGATTTTCAGGTTAATCCATTCATTTACGGGGGATGACGGGGATAGAAATAAAAAACGGACCGGTAGAAATACCGATCCGTCTTGTTTAGTAGCGGGAACTGGACTCGAACCAGTGACCTTCGGGTTATGA